From one Bacteroidales bacterium genomic stretch:
- the nrfH gene encoding cytochrome c nitrite reductase small subunit, with the protein MGSIFRWLLPPRSWRVPVIILLGIMTGFIALLFHISRAGSYLTNDPSACVNCHIMSPYYATWSHSSHREAATCNECHVPHNNLANAYYFKAKDGLRHATIFTLRNEPQVIFILEPGKKVVQGNCIQCHEKLLTETKCLGNGKECGSERLCWECHREVPHGRVNSLSSVPFAPVPRPTSVVAPRLAK; encoded by the coding sequence ATGGGAAGTATCTTCCGATGGTTGCTTCCGCCCCGGTCCTGGAGAGTTCCGGTGATTATCCTTCTGGGAATCATGACAGGTTTCATCGCCCTGTTGTTTCATATTTCAAGGGCCGGTTCCTACCTGACCAATGATCCCTCTGCGTGTGTGAACTGCCATATCATGTCACCCTATTACGCCACCTGGAGTCACAGCTCCCACAGGGAAGCCGCCACCTGCAATGAATGTCACGTGCCCCATAATAACCTTGCCAATGCCTACTACTTCAAGGCGAAGGATGGCCTGCGCCATGCCACCATCTTTACGCTGAGAAATGAACCTCAGGTGATCTTTATCCTGGAACCAGGCAAGAAGGTCGTCCAGGGCAATTGCATCCAATGTCATGAAAAATTACTGACGGAAACCAAATGTCTGGGAAATGGCAAAGAATGCGGCAGCGAACGGTTATGCTGGGAGTGCCACAGGGAAGTGCCACACGGACGAGTGAACAGCCTGTCGAGCGTACCTTTTGCACCCGTACCGCGACCCACTTCGGTTGTTGCACCCAGGCTGGCAAAATAA
- a CDS encoding aconitase/3-isopropylmalate dehydratase large subunit family protein: MNLIEKIIANHSKYDTVKPGDIVDIELDVRAARDFGGANVVKNIVDHQLSIHDPSKTFFTFDCNPTGSDQKYAQNQQICRLFARENGIRVYDIDKGIGTHILMHEGLAYSGSTAVTTDSHANILGAVGAFGQGMGDQDIAAAWAKGKVWFKVPPSVRIDLNGKRPEGLSAKDIVLNLLNVFGANKLLGYSIEIYGEEVDKLTLDERVTIASMATEMGAIIILFTPSPEILEYSSQKAGKKIVLIKADPDAHYEQTFELDLEKFVPRVSRPGKPHDTVDIREVKKTRIDSAFIGSCTNGRMEDLRKAASLLKGKKVAPGVVLKIVPATDEIWQQCLSEGIIEVFKESGALISNAGCAGCAAGQVGQNGPGEVTLSTGNRNFPGKQGKGEVYLASPEVVAASAIAGYITTPDDIPDQPMIYTPGKKAEQKPAFTASATSAEHKPTVVEGKAWFIKKDDIDTDMIFHNRYLTITNVSEMGQYTFDNLKGYEDFAKKAKAGDIVVVQKNFGSGSSRQQAVDCFLSLGIQAILAESFGAIYERNAINAALPIMTYRSVQPIDLEDGDILRLNFETGEVTNVTKGKSMMADKFSEVQLEIYQNGGLF, encoded by the coding sequence ATGAACCTCATCGAAAAAATTATCGCGAACCATTCGAAATACGACACCGTGAAACCAGGCGATATAGTGGATATTGAGCTTGACGTGCGGGCAGCAAGGGACTTTGGTGGCGCCAATGTGGTGAAGAACATCGTGGATCATCAACTGTCCATCCACGATCCGTCAAAGACATTTTTCACCTTCGACTGCAACCCGACCGGATCCGATCAGAAATACGCCCAGAACCAGCAGATCTGCCGGTTATTTGCACGGGAGAACGGGATCAGGGTGTACGACATCGACAAGGGAATCGGGACACATATTCTCATGCATGAGGGGCTGGCCTATTCAGGATCCACAGCCGTTACGACCGACTCGCACGCCAATATCCTCGGTGCAGTTGGAGCGTTTGGTCAGGGGATGGGTGATCAGGACATTGCAGCTGCCTGGGCAAAGGGCAAGGTCTGGTTCAAAGTTCCCCCTTCGGTCAGGATCGATCTGAACGGGAAGCGACCTGAAGGACTGAGTGCCAAAGACATCGTCCTCAATTTACTCAATGTATTCGGCGCCAATAAGTTACTGGGTTACTCCATTGAGATCTATGGCGAAGAAGTCGACAAACTGACGCTGGACGAACGGGTAACCATTGCTTCAATGGCCACGGAAATGGGAGCCATCATCATCCTTTTCACACCTTCACCCGAGATTCTGGAATACAGTTCACAAAAAGCCGGCAAAAAAATCGTGCTGATCAAGGCTGATCCGGATGCCCATTATGAACAGACCTTCGAACTTGACCTGGAAAAATTTGTTCCCCGTGTTTCAAGACCAGGAAAACCACACGATACGGTTGACATCCGGGAAGTTAAAAAAACACGCATCGATTCAGCCTTCATCGGAAGCTGCACGAACGGCCGTATGGAGGACCTGAGAAAAGCGGCTTCCCTTTTGAAAGGCAAAAAGGTTGCCCCGGGTGTCGTGCTGAAGATCGTTCCCGCGACGGACGAGATCTGGCAGCAGTGTCTGAGCGAAGGCATCATCGAAGTGTTCAAGGAGTCAGGAGCCCTGATTTCCAATGCCGGATGTGCCGGATGTGCTGCCGGGCAGGTTGGACAAAACGGGCCCGGGGAAGTGACCCTGAGCACCGGAAACCGGAATTTTCCTGGCAAACAGGGAAAAGGCGAAGTATACCTGGCCTCCCCGGAAGTTGTGGCAGCTTCGGCCATAGCCGGATATATTACAACACCTGACGATATACCTGATCAACCAATGATCTATACCCCCGGGAAAAAAGCAGAACAGAAGCCAGCTTTCACTGCCAGTGCCACGTCAGCGGAACACAAACCCACCGTTGTTGAAGGGAAAGCCTGGTTTATCAAAAAAGATGACATTGATACCGATATGATCTTCCATAACCGTTACCTTACCATCACCAATGTCAGCGAAATGGGACAGTATACTTTTGACAACCTGAAAGGCTATGAGGATTTTGCCAAAAAAGCTAAAGCCGGTGATATCGTGGTAGTTCAGAAGAATTTCGGCAGCGGGTCCTCACGCCAGCAGGCCGTAGACTGCTTCCTTTCGCTTGGGATACAGGCCATTCTTGCTGAATCGTTCGGGGCCATTTATGAAAGAAACGCCATCAATGCAGCACTTCCGATCATGACCTACCGCTCAGTGCAACCCATTGACCTGGAAGACGGTGACATTCTCAGGCTGAATTTCGAAACCGGGGAAGTTACGAATGTAACGAAAGGGAAGTCGATGATGGCCGACAAATTCTCAGAGGTCCAGCTGGAAATCTATCAAAACGGCGGTCTGTTCTAG
- the nrfA gene encoding ammonia-forming cytochrome c nitrite reductase encodes MKSITEHIAQKPWLGWLIFLLTMVVVFILGILASSIVERRSEAVLMDKPKVEVSQWEARNEIWGQNYPREYQSYLQTADTAFRSVYGGSAMIDMLESDPKLVVLWAGYTFSRDYSQGRGHFYSVTDIHRTLRTGAPMGPDEGPQPNTCWACKSPDVPRVMHQTGVAEFYRGKWASRGNQIMNPIGCADCHDAATQNLRISRPALIEAFERQGKDIRTVSHQELRSLVCAQCHVEYYFKGDDKYLTFPWDKGSTADEIETYYDSYEFTDWTHALSKTPMLKAQHPDYELFMTGIHYERGVACADCHMPYQNEGGQKFTDHHIQSPLNNISNSCQVCHRESEKTLYDNVYVRQKKTLDIRDKVEENICRAHVEAKAAWDAGATTEEMKPVLTLIRHAQWRWDYVAASHGGSFHSPVESLRLLGTSMDKAQEARILLSRILAGHGVTQPVVFPDISTKEKAQIFIGLEMNSLREDKQKFLDQIVPKWMEEYRNQF; translated from the coding sequence ATGAAATCCATCACGGAACACATCGCTCAAAAGCCCTGGCTGGGCTGGCTCATTTTCCTGCTTACCATGGTGGTCGTGTTTATTCTTGGTATACTGGCATCTTCCATTGTTGAGCGGCGCTCAGAAGCTGTCCTGATGGATAAACCAAAGGTGGAGGTGAGCCAGTGGGAAGCAAGAAATGAGATCTGGGGGCAGAACTACCCGCGGGAGTACCAGAGCTACCTTCAAACAGCAGATACCGCTTTTCGAAGCGTTTATGGAGGGAGTGCGATGATCGACATGCTGGAATCGGACCCCAAGCTGGTCGTCCTGTGGGCAGGATATACATTTTCAAGGGATTACAGCCAGGGGCGGGGGCATTTTTATTCCGTGACCGACATACACCGTACACTCAGGACCGGTGCCCCGATGGGTCCTGATGAAGGACCGCAGCCAAATACCTGCTGGGCATGTAAAAGCCCGGATGTGCCGCGCGTAATGCACCAGACAGGCGTAGCTGAATTCTACAGGGGCAAATGGGCCTCAAGGGGTAACCAGATCATGAATCCCATTGGTTGCGCCGACTGCCACGATGCTGCCACGCAAAATCTTCGGATCAGTCGTCCAGCCCTCATCGAAGCCTTTGAAAGACAGGGAAAAGACATCCGCACCGTCAGCCACCAGGAATTGCGAAGCCTGGTGTGTGCCCAGTGCCACGTGGAATATTATTTCAAAGGGGATGATAAATACCTGACATTTCCCTGGGATAAGGGATCTACCGCAGACGAAATCGAAACATATTACGATTCCTATGAATTTACGGACTGGACACATGCCCTGAGCAAAACACCAATGCTGAAAGCTCAACATCCTGATTATGAATTATTTATGACAGGGATTCATTATGAAAGGGGCGTTGCCTGTGCCGATTGCCATATGCCTTATCAAAATGAAGGGGGACAAAAATTCACGGATCATCATATTCAAAGTCCGCTGAATAACATTTCAAATTCCTGCCAGGTCTGCCACCGGGAAAGTGAAAAAACACTCTATGATAATGTCTATGTACGACAGAAGAAAACGCTGGATATCAGGGATAAAGTGGAAGAAAACATCTGTCGTGCCCACGTCGAAGCAAAAGCCGCCTGGGATGCTGGTGCCACAACCGAAGAAATGAAACCTGTTTTGACACTTATCCGGCATGCTCAGTGGAGATGGGATTATGTCGCCGCCAGCCATGGAGGTTCGTTTCACTCACCGGTTGAAAGCCTGAGGCTGCTGGGCACATCCATGGACAAAGCCCAGGAAGCCCGTATTCTGCTTTCACGTATCCTGGCAGGTCACGGAGTCACACAACCTGTCGTCTTCCCTGATATTTCAACGAAAGAAAAAGCCCAGATATTCATAGGTCTGGAAATGAATAGTTTACGCGAAGATAAACAAAAATTTCTCGACCAGATTGTGCCTAAATGGATGGAAGAATACCGTAATCAGTTTTAA
- a CDS encoding cupin domain-containing protein, whose translation MTENPFSSSTVFKLAESVIYADSSIVSKSVIKKNTGNISLFAFAKNEGLSEHTAPFDAMVYVFDGKAEIIINQVSHYVSAGELIIMPANIPHAVKAFENFKMMLVMIK comes from the coding sequence ATGACCGAAAATCCATTCTCCTCCTCCACCGTTTTCAAGCTGGCTGAATCCGTCATTTACGCAGATTCAAGTATCGTCAGCAAATCGGTAATCAAGAAAAACACAGGGAACATTTCTTTGTTTGCATTCGCCAAAAACGAAGGACTCAGTGAACACACCGCACCATTTGATGCGATGGTCTATGTTTTTGATGGCAAGGCCGAGATCATCATCAACCAGGTTTCGCATTACGTCTCCGCAGGAGAACTGATCATCATGCCTGCCAACATACCCCACGCCGTGAAAGCTTTCGAAAATTTCAAAATGATGCTGGTGATGATAAAATAG
- a CDS encoding lipoate--protein ligase, protein MLVIERLEADPWFNLAAEEYIFRNYHEDVLMLWRNAPAVIIGKHQNPYREVNLAFTRDHHLPVIRRISGGGAVYHDAGNINYTFIRSEQSGDLVNYGLFLQPVMAILNSWQIPCELSGKSDLMIQNRKISGNAQHVFKNRILQHGTLLYASNLEELGKALTKGGSAYRDRSIRSNLAPVTNISNFITNPPSVVHFQEQLSAELIKVFSPATRIRLSNHDKKSIWSLAEKKYRTWEWNFGYAPPYRFRSTLSIEGKQIKIDLSVKNGIIQKIHIFDSPQAAGWVSLLTKAEGIRHEENTIRQYLDANPGLAAELGMPSQDICRALF, encoded by the coding sequence ATGCTCGTTATTGAACGGCTGGAAGCAGATCCCTGGTTTAATCTGGCCGCAGAGGAGTATATTTTCAGAAACTATCATGAGGATGTCCTGATGCTCTGGCGGAACGCACCCGCCGTGATCATTGGAAAACACCAGAATCCCTACCGGGAAGTCAACCTTGCCTTCACCAGGGATCACCATCTGCCTGTCATCCGCAGGATCTCCGGAGGCGGTGCGGTCTACCATGATGCCGGGAACATCAATTATACATTCATCCGGTCAGAACAATCCGGTGATCTGGTCAATTACGGGTTGTTCCTGCAACCTGTGATGGCCATTCTGAACAGCTGGCAGATCCCGTGTGAACTGTCCGGCAAAAGCGATTTGATGATCCAAAACCGGAAGATTTCAGGCAACGCACAACATGTTTTTAAAAACCGGATCCTTCAGCATGGCACATTACTCTACGCCTCCAACCTGGAGGAACTGGGCAAGGCATTGACCAAGGGGGGATCAGCATACAGAGACCGGTCCATACGGTCCAACCTGGCTCCGGTGACCAATATCAGCAATTTCATCACCAATCCTCCTTCAGTCGTGCATTTCCAGGAGCAGCTTTCCGCTGAACTCATAAAGGTCTTCTCCCCTGCCACCAGGATCCGTTTGAGCAACCACGACAAAAAAAGCATCTGGTCACTTGCGGAGAAAAAATACAGAACCTGGGAATGGAACTTCGGATACGCACCCCCTTATCGTTTTAGATCAACACTATCAATTGAAGGAAAGCAAATAAAAATTGACCTTTCGGTCAAAAACGGGATCATTCAGAAAATCCATATCTTTGATTCCCCGCAGGCTGCTGGCTGGGTGTCTCTTTTGACGAAAGCGGAAGGCATCAGGCATGAAGAAAATACCATCCGGCAATACCTTGATGCCAATCCTGGTCTGGCAGCTGAACTTGGGATGCCATCCCAGGACATATGCCGGGCGTTGTTTTGA